The Planctomycetota bacterium sequence GGCGCTGTCCGTGACATAATAGACCTCGTTCTTCTTGCGGTATTTGTCCAGCACCTGTTCAGAAAAGAAGATGCCGTGGATGCCGTCAGGAGCGTATCTGAATTTCCGGTTGAGCATATAGCGGGCCAGCTCGGTCTTGATAAGACGCCAGACCCCGGCAATCTTGGTGGCCGGAAGTTTGCCGTCCTTGATTAATCGGTAGATGGTTCGGCGGTTGACGCCTAATATCTTGGATGCCTCGCTTAAGTTCAATACGCCACCCTCAAAATTCATTCCTAATACATGGGATGGTACCTCGCGTCCCCGGGTCAGAAATTTCCGGACATCATTCCTGGCGAATCTCCATTGGCCGCCTGATTTTGTGGTTGGTATTTTGTTGGACTTGATCAATCGGTATATAGTAAACCGGCTTAGACCCAAATATTCACAGACCTCATTCAGGGTCATCAGGTCTGGTTTAATTACAGATTGGGCAGGGGATTTGCAGGTAAGTAATCTATCCAAGTCGTGTTGCTCAAAGCGCCACTGGCCGGCCAATCGCCTGGCCGGCAGCTTGCCGGACTTGATTAAGCGGTAAACCGTAATGACAGAGACACCGAAATATTTACAGACGTCTTTTACATTCAACATAAGATTAAGGGCGGTCCGGGCCGCTGGCCCATAATTCCTTATTAATAATCTGCCTGATTCGTTCGGCTGAAATCGTAATCTGCCACTGATCGCGCACCCAGTTGGCCGTCTTGTGATAACTCCAGGTGGGCACATATTTCTTGCTCCGCATCGCGGCCAGATAGTTGCCGGTTTTTAATATCTGGTTAATCTGCTCAGGCGTTAATTTGGCGGGCTTGGCTGGTTCGGACAGTCCGTCCAGTCCTTTTTTCCGATACCGCCTGAGCCAGGTATAAACCGAACGGCTGGAGCAGTTCAATTGCTCGGCAATCTGTTTGATGGTCCGGAAATGATGGGATAACCATACGGCTTGGCCGCGGAGTTTTGCCCGGAGATTTCCCTTGAGCGCCATCC is a genomic window containing:
- a CDS encoding helix-turn-helix domain-containing protein, coding for MPKPPIFIRLEQAECARLTFFMNRMALKGNLRAKLRGQAVWLSHHFRTIKQIAEQLNCSSRSVYTWLRRYRKKGLDGLSEPAKPAKLTPEQINQILKTGNYLAAMRSKKYVPTWSYHKTANWVRDQWQITISAERIRQIINKELWASGPDRP
- a CDS encoding helix-turn-helix domain-containing protein, whose translation is MLNVKDVCKYFGVSVITVYRLIKSGKLPARRLAGQWRFEQHDLDRLLTCKSPAQSVIKPDLMTLNEVCEYLGLSRFTIYRLIKSNKIPTTKSGGQWRFARNDVRKFLTRGREVPSHVLGMNFEGGVLNLSEASKILGVNRRTIYRLIKDGKLPATKIAGVWRLIKTELARYMLNRKFRYAPDGIHGIFFSEQVLDKYRKKNEVYYVTDSAYDGLVGSRQAYHDYKTLRSLKAIPKDDRFFAEVHYRKVPVKGGFILTISFEQYQKLPREEYVHWSGFRVPDKQLRQMQL